From a region of the Neobacillus niacini genome:
- a CDS encoding aminotransferase class V-fold PLP-dependent enzyme translates to MITARIGSKLYHLPENLEDYFHKFRSGIIGIDQQFDSPFGKKPIIYADWTASGRLFRPIEQKISEVFGPFMANTHTESNITSLMMTGIYNQSRRIIKEHVNADENDALILDGFGMTSVMNKLQRFLGIRVPEQWTDRIKLSKKETPVVFLTHMEHHSNQTSWLETLADVEIIRPDSRGAVDINHLEQLLSQYRDRAIKIGSFTACSNVTGIQTPYHQLAKIMHKHGGLCFVDFAASAPYVKIDMHPKDPMEKLDAILFSPHKFLGGPGTSGVLLFDKRIYSSEVPDHPGGGTVTWTNPWGEHHYIEDIELREDGGTPGILQAIRTALCIKLKEQMGVEKILAREKEQLKLLLTGLETVPNLHVLESHHQNRIGIVSFTITNIHYNLIVKLLNDRFGFQVRGGCSCAGTYGHYLLQIDKNKSKQIANKIDSGDLSTKPGWVRFSLHPIMTNEEILLFVDAIKEITKNIEEWKKDYVYDPAGNDYFYTQHIRKDMSPLFSLEDQ, encoded by the coding sequence ATGATTACTGCAAGGATCGGAAGCAAGTTGTATCATTTGCCGGAAAATCTTGAGGATTACTTTCATAAGTTTCGGTCTGGAATCATCGGCATTGATCAACAATTTGACTCACCCTTTGGAAAGAAACCGATAATTTATGCGGATTGGACAGCAAGTGGAAGATTATTTCGACCAATTGAACAAAAAATTTCAGAGGTATTTGGCCCATTTATGGCAAATACACATACGGAATCCAATATTACCAGTCTAATGATGACCGGAATTTATAATCAATCCAGAAGAATTATTAAGGAACATGTTAATGCTGATGAGAATGACGCCCTCATTCTTGATGGTTTTGGGATGACGTCGGTCATGAATAAACTACAGCGATTCTTGGGTATTAGGGTACCAGAGCAATGGACTGACAGAATAAAGCTTTCTAAGAAAGAAACCCCTGTTGTATTTCTCACTCATATGGAACACCATTCCAACCAAACCTCATGGCTTGAGACCTTAGCAGATGTTGAGATTATTAGACCCGACTCAAGAGGGGCCGTAGATATTAATCATCTTGAACAGCTTTTGTCCCAATATCGGGATCGAGCAATAAAAATTGGTTCATTTACAGCATGCTCGAACGTTACAGGAATACAAACCCCTTATCATCAGCTTGCAAAAATCATGCATAAGCATGGGGGACTTTGCTTTGTAGATTTTGCTGCCTCTGCACCATATGTGAAGATTGATATGCACCCGAAGGACCCGATGGAAAAACTCGACGCGATTCTCTTTTCTCCACATAAATTTTTAGGCGGGCCCGGTACGAGCGGCGTCTTACTTTTTGATAAAAGAATTTATTCAAGTGAGGTACCTGACCATCCCGGAGGAGGAACAGTTACTTGGACAAATCCCTGGGGGGAACACCACTACATTGAGGACATCGAGCTTCGGGAGGATGGAGGGACACCTGGTATTCTTCAAGCAATTCGTACAGCTTTATGTATAAAGTTAAAGGAACAAATGGGGGTAGAGAAAATTTTAGCGAGAGAAAAAGAACAGCTAAAGCTGCTTTTAACTGGATTAGAGACTGTTCCTAATCTGCATGTATTAGAGAGTCATCATCAAAATCGAATTGGGATTGTTTCATTTACTATTACGAACATTCATTACAATCTCATTGTCAAGCTGTTAAATGACCGGTTTGGTTTTCAAGTTCGGGGTGGATGTTCTTGTGCAGGAACCTACGGTCATTATTTATTGCAAATTGACAAGAATAAATCAAAGCAAATTGCTAATAAAATTGATTCAGGAGATTTATCTACTAAACCAGGATGGGTCCGGTTTTCCCTGCACCCTATCATGACAAATGAGGAAATTTTATTATTTGTAGATGCGATTAAAGAGATAACCAAAAACATCGAGGAATGGAAAAAGGATTATGTATACGACCCAGCAGGCAATGATTATTTTTATACTCAACACATTCGAAAGGATATGTCGCCATTGTTTAGTCTTGAGGACCAATAA
- a CDS encoding L,D-transpeptidase family protein — translation MIHIVKRGDTLYQISLDYRVNLASLYAANPGVNYQQLYVGQKIQIPGLPDPNTIPYSIQISIAKRRLSLFRNGRLEKIYPIAVGKMLTGTPTGDFVIVNRQMNPGGPFGVMWLSLSKQGYGIHGTNDPSSIGKSVSHGCVRMHNRDVLQLAEKVPNGTRVIIRT, via the coding sequence ATGATTCACATTGTAAAGCGGGGCGATACACTTTATCAAATCTCTTTGGATTATCGAGTAAACCTCGCCAGTCTTTATGCAGCAAATCCCGGGGTAAACTACCAGCAATTATATGTAGGGCAAAAAATTCAAATCCCTGGCTTACCAGATCCGAATACGATTCCCTATTCCATACAAATATCGATTGCGAAGAGGCGACTTTCGTTATTCAGAAATGGAAGGCTTGAAAAAATCTATCCAATAGCTGTAGGAAAGATGTTAACTGGAACCCCGACCGGTGACTTTGTCATTGTTAACCGACAGATGAATCCGGGAGGACCTTTTGGTGTTATGTGGCTTTCACTTTCTAAACAAGGCTATGGTATTCATGGGACCAATGATCCAAGTTCGATAGGTAAATCTGTTTCGCATGGTTGTGTGAGAATGCATAATCGGGATGTACTTCAACTTGCCGAAAAGGTTCCAAATGGCACAAGGGTCATCATCCGAACATGA
- a CDS encoding immune inhibitor A domain-containing protein codes for MNKYIKTSLSSVMLAGTLFAGFPSIDSSFKDVGLVHKAEAASFSSSSSLDLAIVNEERLIESFIKQGLLPKNASEQVKQTFLKNYLELKGKQSKVKETDPLAAKVKKAEAEKQNNFKEFNNGLLKGNGKKNGHLKGNPDPVQETSYNGEKREDKVLVLAVEYSDFAHNNIKSSETDNFYPDYPLGHYENMIFGEDGVEGPNGEDFVSMKQFYEQQSGGTYSVDGKAYGWLKVPGTAAFYGADRANGGHDNVTPGGSKKLVADAYAAAVAAGVPVDNYDLEDPHDLDGDGNLLEKDGLVDHLMIIHSGVGQEAGGGSLGDNAIWSHRSATLVDPDGLGKGKPGFYDYTMMPEDGATGVFAHEYGHDLGYPDEYDTVYSGTGEAVAYWSIMASGSWAGKIGGTEPTGFSPLAKAYYQSYLGGNWTNDTVELDWNQVTTSGTQVLLDQANSPNGKNAIAAKVNLPQKATNINTPATGSFEYWGGQQDEIDSNMVTAVDLTGKTSATLEFDAWYQIEKDWDFAFVQVSEDNGATWKSLSNSNTVSSAVPEAYPTIAPALPGFTGDSNGWTKQAFDLSGYAGKKVQLRFRYITDWGTSEKGFYVDNINVKADGTSVVVDGAETTPAFTLNGFEKSDGNKYSDHYYLLEWRNHAGVDKGLANIKRGQSLMSYDGGLVVWYVDPTFTDNWTGIHPGEGFVGVVDAHPNTDLKWDIIGGTPVQASTRYHIADAAFGLNPTSGLNLDYPGLQTLFGPSQPAVSLFNDSNSFINTFMPDAGRNIGNFGLKVRVNGQAKDKSVGSIVIYK; via the coding sequence TTGAATAAGTATATCAAAACTAGTCTTTCTTCTGTTATGCTTGCAGGTACTTTGTTTGCAGGATTTCCAAGTATTGATTCTTCCTTTAAGGATGTGGGACTTGTACATAAGGCGGAAGCCGCTTCTTTTTCTTCAAGCAGCTCACTAGATTTAGCGATTGTGAATGAAGAGAGATTAATTGAATCTTTTATTAAACAAGGTCTCCTCCCCAAAAATGCATCTGAACAAGTAAAGCAAACATTCCTAAAAAATTACCTTGAGTTAAAAGGGAAACAATCAAAAGTTAAGGAAACAGACCCATTAGCTGCAAAAGTAAAAAAAGCTGAAGCAGAAAAGCAAAATAATTTTAAAGAATTTAATAATGGATTATTAAAAGGGAATGGTAAGAAAAACGGACACCTAAAGGGAAATCCTGATCCTGTTCAAGAAACCTCTTACAACGGTGAAAAAAGAGAGGACAAAGTTCTTGTTCTAGCTGTCGAATACTCTGACTTTGCACATAATAACATTAAGTCTAGTGAAACTGATAATTTTTATCCTGATTATCCATTAGGACACTATGAAAATATGATTTTTGGTGAAGATGGCGTTGAAGGTCCAAACGGTGAAGATTTTGTTTCCATGAAACAATTCTATGAACAGCAATCAGGCGGAACTTACTCAGTAGATGGTAAAGCATATGGCTGGTTAAAGGTTCCAGGAACTGCCGCTTTTTATGGTGCAGACCGAGCGAACGGTGGTCATGATAATGTTACTCCTGGTGGATCCAAAAAATTAGTTGCTGATGCCTATGCAGCAGCTGTAGCAGCTGGTGTTCCAGTTGATAATTATGATTTAGAAGATCCGCATGATCTTGATGGTGACGGAAATTTACTTGAAAAAGACGGTTTAGTTGACCACTTAATGATTATCCACTCAGGCGTTGGTCAAGAAGCAGGTGGAGGATCACTAGGGGATAATGCTATCTGGTCACACCGTTCTGCAACATTGGTTGATCCAGATGGTTTAGGCAAAGGAAAACCTGGATTTTACGATTACACCATGATGCCAGAAGATGGCGCAACCGGAGTGTTCGCACATGAGTATGGTCATGATTTAGGCTACCCAGATGAATATGATACAGTTTATTCTGGAACTGGTGAAGCAGTTGCTTACTGGTCAATTATGGCAAGTGGTTCATGGGCTGGTAAAATAGGCGGTACAGAGCCAACTGGATTCTCTCCATTGGCAAAAGCATATTATCAATCCTATCTAGGTGGAAACTGGACAAATGATACTGTGGAATTAGACTGGAACCAAGTGACTACAAGTGGAACACAAGTGTTACTTGATCAAGCAAACTCTCCAAATGGTAAAAACGCAATTGCTGCAAAAGTAAACTTGCCACAAAAGGCTACAAATATTAACACACCTGCTACTGGCTCCTTCGAGTACTGGGGTGGACAACAAGATGAAATTGATTCAAACATGGTAACAGCTGTGGATTTAACAGGAAAAACTTCTGCAACATTAGAATTTGATGCATGGTATCAAATCGAAAAGGATTGGGATTTTGCTTTTGTACAAGTCTCTGAAGATAACGGTGCAACTTGGAAATCTTTAAGCAATAGCAACACGGTTTCAAGTGCAGTACCTGAAGCATATCCAACAATTGCTCCTGCCCTTCCTGGTTTTACAGGTGATAGCAATGGCTGGACGAAACAAGCATTTGATTTATCCGGTTATGCAGGTAAAAAAGTACAACTTCGCTTCCGTTATATTACTGATTGGGGAACATCAGAAAAGGGCTTCTACGTAGATAACATTAATGTTAAAGCAGATGGTACTTCTGTCGTGGTAGATGGCGCAGAGACAACACCAGCATTTACTTTAAATGGTTTTGAGAAATCGGATGGAAATAAGTACTCTGATCACTACTACCTATTAGAGTGGCGAAACCATGCGGGGGTTGACAAAGGTTTAGCCAATATCAAACGTGGGCAATCGTTAATGAGCTATGATGGCGGTCTTGTTGTCTGGTATGTAGACCCAACTTTTACTGACAACTGGACAGGCATTCACCCTGGTGAAGGCTTCGTAGGAGTTGTAGATGCTCATCCAAATACTGATTTAAAATGGGATATTATTGGTGGAACACCGGTCCAGGCATCTACTCGTTACCATATCGCAGATGCTGCATTTGGTTTAAATCCAACTTCTGGATTAAATCTTGATTATCCAGGGCTTCAAACATTGTTTGGACCAAGCCAACCTGCAGTTTCTCTATTTAATGACAGTAACTCATTTATTAACACATTCATGCCAGACGCTGGCCGTAATATTGGTAACTTTGGACTTAAGGTTCGTGTGAACGGACAAGCTAAAGATAAATCAGTAGGTTCCATTGTAATCTACAAATAA
- the helD gene encoding RNA polymerase recycling motor HelD: MSDTVKSDLQMEQERVNFVSMEIDKEKVKLQKNTGGVSSDVLELRKTFWEDVTVNMDEPDDVIETAASIKQQAELLSERERTFKQMDKQIRILERLKYSPYFGRIDFLETDEKNVDQVYLGIASLMDEHDENFLIYDWRAPISSLYYDFAPGPASYPTMDGEIKGEMKLKRQFIIRASDIKAMFDTGVTIGDEMLQEVLGNNANAQMKSIVATIQREQNLIIRNERSRLLIVQGVAGSGKTSAALQRVAYLLYRYRETIKSENIMLFSPNPLFNSYVSTVLPELGEENMEQATFMEYLNNRIGSEFDVEDPFDQMEFLLNNGEHPDYDTRVRGIRYKASLPFKEMIDRYVIQLSSKGLLFKDLVFRGEIIISNELIYDYFYSLDASFTIPNRMEMVKDWLLRELKRKVKQERSKSWVEDEVQYLEKEDYLEAYQELQGKDRYTEKSFDDFEQEQKILAEKVVKQKFRPLFSRVKKLNFLDMKGLYSQLFIKGAENLEVLLDDWTQICTQTVETLANYKISYEDATPFVYLQDLIKGRKSSTGIRHIFIDEAQDYSPFQFALIQRLFPYSKMTLLGDFNQAIFSGATGSATVISDYEEKGEDIEKIVLTKTYRSTKEIVDFTSSLVEGGEKIEPFNRHGKKPSVKLAEQNQLNGLILGKINEFLNEGHRTIAVICRTAAESKRVYTALKDVIPVHLIEKATIAYEKGILVIPSYLAKGIEFDGVILYDSSKYKNESERKLFYTVCTRAMHRLHMYATKEISPLMNEVPGNLYELE; this comes from the coding sequence ATGAGCGATACGGTAAAGAGTGACTTGCAGATGGAGCAGGAACGTGTAAATTTCGTTAGTATGGAAATCGATAAGGAAAAAGTAAAACTCCAGAAAAATACTGGAGGTGTTAGTTCAGATGTACTTGAACTTCGAAAGACTTTCTGGGAGGACGTAACTGTTAATATGGATGAGCCGGATGATGTGATTGAGACGGCAGCCAGCATAAAGCAGCAAGCAGAGTTATTGTCAGAGCGGGAACGTACATTTAAACAAATGGATAAACAGATCCGAATCCTTGAACGCTTAAAATACTCACCCTATTTTGGACGGATTGATTTTTTAGAAACAGATGAAAAAAATGTTGATCAAGTTTATCTCGGAATTGCTTCTTTAATGGATGAGCATGATGAGAATTTTTTAATTTATGATTGGCGTGCACCAATTTCCAGCCTTTATTATGATTTTGCTCCTGGTCCTGCTTCTTATCCCACAATGGATGGGGAAATCAAAGGAGAAATGAAGCTGAAAAGACAATTTATCATTCGTGCATCGGACATTAAAGCAATGTTTGATACTGGTGTTACCATTGGAGATGAAATGCTCCAAGAAGTTCTAGGGAATAATGCAAATGCACAGATGAAGAGCATTGTTGCTACAATTCAGCGTGAACAAAACCTTATAATCCGTAATGAGCGAAGTAGACTCCTTATTGTTCAAGGAGTAGCGGGCAGCGGTAAAACTTCAGCAGCCCTTCAGCGTGTTGCTTATTTATTGTACAGATATCGTGAAACCATAAAGTCTGAGAATATCATGTTGTTTTCACCGAACCCGTTATTTAACTCCTACGTATCCACGGTACTCCCTGAACTAGGGGAAGAGAACATGGAGCAGGCTACCTTTATGGAATACTTAAATAATCGGATTGGCAGTGAATTTGATGTCGAGGATCCGTTTGATCAAATGGAATTTCTACTTAACAATGGGGAACATCCGGACTACGATACTAGGGTTAGAGGAATTCGGTATAAAGCCAGTCTACCGTTTAAAGAAATGATTGACCGGTATGTGATTCAATTATCAAGTAAGGGTCTGCTTTTTAAAGACCTAGTATTTAGAGGCGAAATTATCATATCTAATGAATTGATTTATGATTATTTTTATTCCCTAGATGCGAGTTTCACCATCCCAAACCGTATGGAAATGGTGAAGGATTGGCTTTTAAGAGAGTTGAAGAGAAAAGTCAAACAAGAACGCTCAAAAAGCTGGGTAGAGGATGAGGTACAATATCTTGAAAAAGAGGACTATTTAGAAGCATATCAGGAATTGCAAGGGAAAGACCGTTATACCGAGAAAAGTTTTGATGATTTCGAACAGGAACAAAAGATTTTGGCTGAAAAGGTAGTCAAGCAAAAATTCAGGCCATTATTTTCTCGTGTTAAAAAGTTAAATTTCCTCGATATGAAGGGATTATATAGCCAGTTATTTATAAAGGGGGCCGAAAACCTAGAAGTCCTTTTAGATGATTGGACTCAAATTTGTACGCAGACGGTTGAAACATTAGCAAACTATAAAATATCCTATGAGGATGCGACGCCGTTTGTCTACCTGCAGGACTTAATAAAGGGCAGGAAGTCTTCAACCGGTATTCGTCATATTTTTATCGACGAAGCTCAGGACTATTCTCCATTTCAGTTTGCACTGATACAAAGACTTTTTCCTTATAGTAAGATGACGCTGCTCGGGGATTTTAATCAGGCTATTTTCTCAGGTGCAACCGGATCAGCTACAGTTATATCGGATTATGAAGAAAAAGGGGAAGACATTGAAAAGATTGTTTTGACAAAGACCTATCGTTCTACTAAGGAGATTGTTGATTTCACCAGCAGTTTGGTAGAGGGTGGGGAAAAAATTGAACCATTTAATCGCCATGGTAAGAAGCCATCGGTAAAACTAGCTGAGCAAAACCAATTAAATGGTTTGATCTTGGGTAAAATAAATGAATTTTTAAATGAAGGGCACCGAACCATTGCAGTTATTTGTAGAACGGCTGCAGAGAGTAAAAGGGTATATACCGCATTGAAAGATGTCATTCCTGTACACCTCATTGAGAAGGCTACAATTGCTTATGAAAAAGGGATATTGGTAATCCCGTCGTATCTGGCAAAAGGTATCGAATTTGATGGTGTTATTCTTTATGATAGTTCAAAATACAAAAATGAAAGTGAAAGGAAGTTATTCTACACGGTCTGTACACGTGCTATGCATAGGCTGCACATGTATGCAACCAAGGAAATCAGTCCACTTATGAACGAAGTTCCGGGAAACTTATATGAGTTGGAATAA
- a CDS encoding BA3454 family stress response protein, whose protein sequence is MLQVNVKVTYEGKDYLTNVLANPNTPDEEIYRLAFEQVERQWKNN, encoded by the coding sequence ATGCTCCAAGTAAATGTAAAAGTAACGTATGAAGGAAAAGACTATTTAACAAATGTTTTAGCAAATCCTAACACGCCCGATGAAGAAATTTACCGACTTGCTTTTGAACAGGTTGAAAGGCAATGGAAAAATAATTAA
- a CDS encoding GNAT family N-acetyltransferase yields the protein MSVHFEEITKQTLYIALEMINSNPDYNLVENGSTLRELTDIEEEFLNPDTISLFIKLDDTYIGVMDYLMKNPKDQCPWLGLLMIHSDYQGFGFGAHAYALYESEMRNRGLRCVRLGVIKENVRAKQFWESLGFLYIKTALSENGKEIFVYEKNFPKEA from the coding sequence ATGTCAGTTCATTTTGAAGAGATAACGAAACAAACGCTGTATATTGCGCTTGAAATGATAAATTCAAATCCAGATTACAATCTTGTTGAAAATGGCAGTACCCTAAGGGAACTTACCGATATAGAAGAAGAGTTTTTGAATCCTGATACCATTAGCTTGTTTATTAAGCTCGATGATACGTATATAGGGGTTATGGATTACTTAATGAAAAATCCAAAAGATCAGTGCCCGTGGTTGGGACTGTTAATGATTCATAGTGATTATCAAGGATTTGGTTTTGGTGCACATGCCTATGCACTTTATGAAAGTGAAATGCGTAATCGAGGCTTGAGGTGTGTTCGACTCGGTGTAATAAAAGAAAATGTAAGGGCAAAACAGTTTTGGGAATCATTAGGGTTTCTTTATATTAAAACAGCTTTAAGTGAAAATGGCAAGGAAATTTTTGTGTATGAAAAAAACTTCCCGAAGGAAGCTTAA
- the asnS gene encoding asparagine--tRNA ligase, with protein sequence MKQALIKDLYRNTEDYIDQKVQLSGWIRTIRDSKTFGFIELNDGSFFKGVQIVFDEQLENFKEIAKLPISSSIKVEGDFIHTPQAKQPFEIKATNISIEGLSNTDYPLQKKKHSFEYLRTIAHLRPRTNTFSAVFRVRSLASYAIHKFFQDKGFVYVHSPIITGSDTEGAGEMFRVTTLDIENPPKNEEGKTDLTKDFFNKETNLTVSGQLSAEAFALAFRNVYTFGPTFRAENSNTARHAAEFWMIEPELAFAELPDIMDLAEDMVKYVIGYVLEHAPEEMNFFNSFIEKGLLDRLNNAHTSSFGRVTYTEAINILMESGEKFAYPVEWGLDLQTEHERYLCEKVFKKPVFVTDYPKEIKAFYMRLNKDNKTVAATDLLVPGIGELIGGSQREEREDILAGKINELGMNEEDYWWYLELRKYGGTKHSGYGLGFERLIMYLTGMSNIRDVIPFPRTTGNAEF encoded by the coding sequence ATGAAACAAGCCTTAATCAAGGATTTGTACAGAAATACAGAAGATTACATAGACCAGAAGGTTCAATTATCTGGGTGGATTCGCACGATTCGTGATTCAAAAACCTTTGGATTCATTGAGTTGAATGATGGCAGCTTCTTCAAGGGTGTTCAAATTGTTTTTGATGAGCAGCTTGAAAATTTTAAGGAGATTGCAAAACTTCCTATTAGTTCATCTATTAAGGTAGAGGGAGATTTCATTCATACTCCACAAGCCAAACAGCCGTTTGAAATTAAAGCGACGAATATTTCAATCGAAGGACTGTCAAATACCGACTATCCATTGCAAAAGAAGAAGCATTCATTTGAATATTTAAGAACCATCGCCCATTTAAGACCGCGGACGAATACATTTTCTGCAGTTTTTCGTGTTAGGTCTTTAGCTTCCTATGCGATACATAAATTCTTTCAAGATAAGGGATTTGTTTATGTCCATTCACCAATTATCACGGGAAGTGATACAGAGGGTGCGGGTGAAATGTTCCGCGTTACCACACTAGATATCGAGAACCCTCCTAAAAATGAAGAGGGGAAAACGGATTTAACGAAGGATTTCTTTAATAAAGAAACCAACCTTACAGTCAGCGGACAGTTATCAGCAGAGGCTTTTGCCTTAGCGTTCCGAAATGTTTATACATTTGGTCCAACATTTAGAGCGGAGAATTCTAATACTGCACGACATGCAGCAGAATTTTGGATGATTGAGCCAGAATTGGCTTTTGCTGAGCTTCCAGATATTATGGACCTTGCTGAAGATATGGTTAAGTATGTTATTGGCTATGTCCTTGAACATGCTCCAGAAGAAATGAATTTCTTCAATAGCTTTATTGAAAAAGGATTATTAGATCGCCTAAACAATGCCCATACTTCAAGTTTTGGACGCGTTACGTACACAGAAGCAATAAATATTTTAATGGAATCTGGTGAAAAGTTTGCTTATCCAGTTGAATGGGGCCTCGACCTGCAAACAGAGCATGAGCGCTATTTATGCGAAAAAGTATTCAAAAAACCAGTGTTTGTTACAGATTATCCAAAGGAAATAAAAGCCTTCTATATGAGATTGAATAAAGACAATAAGACTGTTGCTGCAACAGATTTACTCGTACCGGGTATTGGGGAATTAATCGGTGGAAGTCAACGTGAAGAGCGCGAAGACATCCTTGCTGGAAAAATTAATGAACTTGGTATGAATGAAGAAGATTATTGGTGGTATCTAGAACTTAGAAAGTACGGCGGTACAAAACACTCTGGCTATGGTCTAGGTTTCGAACGCTTAATTATGTACCTCACTGGTATGTCAAACATTAGAGATGTTATTCCATTCCCAAGAACCACAGGTAACGCAGAGTTTTAA
- a CDS encoding helix-turn-helix domain-containing protein has protein sequence MSNYKAKKSNLEALLSKNSMNLEGLEKSTHIPLEQLNGYMSKKVMNLSAAMSISKELNCQIEDLYDWELEEKI, from the coding sequence TTGTCAAATTATAAAGCGAAAAAGAGTAACCTCGAAGCCTTATTATCAAAGAACAGTATGAATCTCGAAGGGTTGGAAAAGAGTACACACATTCCTTTGGAACAACTTAATGGTTACATGTCAAAAAAAGTGATGAATCTTAGTGCTGCAATGTCGATTTCTAAAGAGTTAAATTGCCAGATCGAGGATTTATACGACTGGGAATTAGAAGAGAAAATTTAA
- a CDS encoding cold-shock protein → MENGKVKWFNAEKGFGFIEREGGEDVFVHFSAIQGEGFKTLEEGQSVTFNVEQGARGPQAANVNKA, encoded by the coding sequence ATGGAAAACGGTAAAGTAAAATGGTTTAATGCAGAAAAAGGTTTCGGATTCATCGAGCGCGAAGGTGGAGAAGATGTATTCGTTCACTTTTCAGCAATCCAAGGCGAAGGCTTTAAAACTCTTGAAGAAGGTCAATCAGTGACTTTCAATGTTGAGCAAGGAGCTCGTGGACCACAAGCTGCTAACGTAAACAAAGCTTAA
- a CDS encoding PH domain-containing protein, protein MFGKVAADILGLSDVGSVIKPENYDKVDSDDYVMHEDNERIYFLIKSKSDEYCFTNNALIHLDGTSATSKKRMLHRYSYATNRISDVKLETAGTVDLDIEIKFKIGAQPFSIDVHKKHIEEVKDLYKALIKIAEITHDNEISLRYAKESLDIASTTLGKVTSSDNNLVVQFKMLNQAAFQWLEESKKQYNVKDFGYVFEKYINN, encoded by the coding sequence ATGTTTGGAAAAGTTGCAGCAGATATATTAGGACTAAGTGATGTGGGTTCTGTGATTAAACCAGAAAATTATGATAAGGTGGATTCTGATGATTATGTTATGCATGAGGATAACGAAAGGATATATTTTTTAATTAAATCTAAATCGGATGAATATTGTTTCACCAATAATGCGCTCATTCATCTTGATGGAACAAGTGCCACAAGTAAAAAAAGGATGCTTCACCGCTATAGTTATGCAACAAATCGGATATCTGATGTAAAGCTAGAAACAGCTGGCACAGTCGACCTAGATATTGAAATAAAATTTAAAATAGGCGCACAGCCTTTCTCTATAGATGTCCATAAAAAACACATTGAAGAAGTCAAAGACCTATACAAGGCACTCATTAAAATAGCAGAAATCACTCACGATAATGAAATTTCACTTCGATACGCAAAAGAAAGCCTTGATATTGCTTCCACCACATTAGGTAAGGTTACTAGTTCTGATAACAACTTGGTCGTTCAATTTAAAATGTTAAACCAAGCAGCCTTCCAATGGTTAGAGGAAAGTAAAAAACAATATAATGTAAAAGATTTTGGCTATGTATTTGAAAAATATATTAATAATTAA